From the genome of Hathewaya histolytica, one region includes:
- the nrdD gene encoding anaerobic ribonucleoside-triphosphate reductase → MLYVVKRDGRKTNFDSSKISKALKGAADEIGYVFSTEEIETFKNEALIRIKKLDKKELNVEEIQNIVEKMLLSNGHKDVGVAYSNYRKERDRIREIKSDLMKAINKIGVETDRDNANVGNNFSSKLLRIASESNKWHNLSMMPKYLAKLHENGDLYYHDLDSYNLTINCLHIPTKEILQRGFNTGYGTINQPKRIDSAAELSCILLQSTQNDMFGGQSHPDFDNDMASFIQPTREEIKRELKGYGIDGEKLEQLTEEKLRRSISQAMQGIVYNLNTMHSRAGSQVPFSSINIGIPNSKDAALVCELFLLEYEKGLGKGEQPIFPNIIFRVKSGVNREKEAPFYYLYELACRVASKRMNPTFMNLDADFNKKYFDIGVVPATMGCRTYICSNVNGEPGTKGRGNIAPTTINLPRLGLMAKGDRNKFFELLRNKLDLAKESLLHRYDVLKKLKVKDLPFIAGQNLLKGSENLSGDDSIEPILKQGSFAIGFIGLAEALVAITGKHHGEDVESRNLGIDIINYIRDYTDKATEETKLNWSTYATPAEGLSGKFIVQDRKVFGEIKGVTDKNYYTNSYHVPVGYPISIKDKIDIEAPYHSLCNGGHITYLEVDDCPTGDAIMSILNYAYSKTNISYIGINFHIRYCRSCGTYLQTGEESCPVCGGKDIQGISRVTGYLSLDERFGAGKYYEREDRVTHTSSKKGYTDYVSK, encoded by the coding sequence ATGCTATATGTAGTTAAGCGTGATGGTAGAAAAACAAACTTTGATTCCTCCAAAATATCTAAAGCCCTTAAAGGAGCAGCGGATGAGATAGGATATGTATTTAGTACAGAGGAAATAGAAACTTTTAAAAATGAAGCTTTAATTAGGATAAAAAAATTAGATAAGAAAGAGTTAAATGTAGAGGAAATCCAAAACATAGTAGAGAAAATGCTTTTAAGTAATGGACATAAAGATGTTGGCGTTGCATATTCAAACTATAGAAAAGAAAGAGATAGAATAAGAGAGATAAAATCAGATTTAATGAAAGCTATAAATAAAATAGGAGTAGAAACTGATAGGGATAATGCAAATGTAGGAAATAACTTCAGTTCAAAACTACTTAGAATAGCTAGTGAATCTAATAAATGGCATAACCTTTCAATGATGCCTAAGTATTTGGCAAAGTTACATGAAAATGGTGACTTATATTATCATGATTTAGATAGTTATAATCTTACAATCAATTGTTTACATATACCCACTAAAGAAATTTTACAAAGAGGATTTAATACGGGTTATGGAACAATAAATCAACCTAAAAGAATAGACTCAGCTGCTGAACTTTCATGTATTTTACTACAATCAACACAAAATGATATGTTCGGGGGGCAGTCACATCCGGATTTTGATAATGATATGGCTAGTTTTATACAGCCAACTAGAGAAGAAATTAAAAGAGAACTTAAGGGTTATGGTATAGACGGTGAGAAGTTAGAACAGTTAACGGAAGAAAAACTAAGGAGATCTATAAGTCAGGCTATGCAAGGTATTGTATATAATTTAAATACTATGCATTCTCGTGCAGGGTCTCAAGTTCCTTTTAGTTCTATTAATATAGGAATACCAAATTCAAAAGATGCGGCACTAGTATGTGAGTTATTCTTATTAGAATATGAAAAAGGACTTGGGAAAGGAGAACAACCTATTTTCCCAAATATAATTTTTAGAGTTAAATCAGGGGTAAATAGAGAAAAAGAAGCTCCGTTTTATTACTTATATGAACTTGCATGTAGAGTTGCAAGTAAAAGGATGAATCCTACCTTTATGAATTTAGATGCTGATTTTAATAAGAAATATTTTGATATTGGGGTAGTTCCAGCTACTATGGGATGTAGAACATATATATGTTCTAATGTAAATGGTGAACCAGGAACAAAGGGAAGAGGAAATATAGCCCCAACTACTATTAATTTACCAAGGTTAGGATTAATGGCAAAGGGTGATAGAAATAAATTCTTTGAACTTTTAAGAAATAAGTTAGATTTAGCAAAAGAATCTTTACTTCATAGATATGATGTATTAAAAAAATTAAAAGTAAAGGATCTTCCTTTTATAGCCGGTCAAAATTTATTAAAAGGATCAGAAAATTTAAGTGGAGATGATTCTATCGAACCTATACTGAAACAAGGAAGTTTCGCCATAGGATTTATAGGTCTTGCAGAAGCTTTAGTAGCAATAACAGGAAAGCATCATGGCGAAGATGTGGAATCTAGAAATTTAGGTATTGATATAATAAACTATATTAGAGATTATACAGATAAGGCTACAGAAGAAACAAAGCTAAACTGGAGTACATACGCAACACCAGCGGAAGGATTGAGTGGTAAATTTATAGTTCAAGATAGAAAAGTATTTGGGGAAATAAAGGGAGTTACTGATAAGAATTACTATACTAATAGTTACCATGTTCCAGTTGGATATCCAATTTCTATAAAGGATAAAATAGATATAGAGGCACCATATCATAGCTTGTGCAATGGTGGGCATATAACTTATCTAGAGGTAGATGATTGTCCTACAGGAGATGCTATAATGTCTATATTAAATTATGCTTATAGTAAGACAAATATAAGTTATATAGGCATTAATTTTCATATAAGATATTGTAGAAGTTGTGGAACATACCTACAGACAGGGGAAGAAAGCTGTCCAGTTTGTGGAGGTAAAGATATTCAGGGAATATCAAGAGTTACAGGTTATTTAAGTCTAGATGAAAGGTTTGGAGCAGGTAAGTATTATGAAAGAGAAGATAGAGTTACTCACACTAGTAGTAAAAAAGGATATACTGACTATGTAAGTAAATAG
- a CDS encoding hydrolase, translating into MRKNVPIINGTLRNHMIQVPNAIRDASGIVIFGKRLKSFLFTTDVALIKNTNADAIIAVYPFTPQPIITASLLLAADVPIFCGVGGGITTGKRVVNLALDAEFKGALGVVVNNPTPNEVITQMRETIDIPIIVTVVSEFEDIEARIASGATILNVSGAKRTAHIVRKIRERFPDFPIIATGGPTEDTIRETIAAGANAITYTPPAAGDILNEIMLSYRANYKNDYEDEQN; encoded by the coding sequence ATGCGTAAAAATGTACCAATAATTAATGGCACTTTAAGAAACCATATGATACAAGTACCTAATGCCATAAGAGATGCCAGTGGTATTGTGATATTTGGTAAAAGATTAAAGTCTTTCTTATTTACCACAGATGTTGCTTTAATAAAAAATACTAATGCTGACGCTATTATAGCTGTCTATCCATTTACCCCTCAACCAATAATAACAGCTTCACTACTCCTAGCAGCAGATGTTCCAATTTTTTGTGGTGTAGGTGGTGGAATTACTACTGGAAAAAGAGTAGTTAATTTAGCATTAGATGCTGAGTTTAAAGGAGCTTTGGGGGTAGTAGTAAATAATCCTACTCCAAATGAAGTTATAACTCAAATGAGAGAAACTATAGATATACCTATTATAGTTACTGTAGTTTCAGAATTTGAAGATATCGAGGCAAGAATAGCCTCTGGAGCCACTATTCTTAACGTATCAGGTGCTAAAAGGACTGCACATATCGTAAGAAAGATAAGAGAAAGGTTTCCTGATTTCCCTATCATAGCTACTGGTGGTCCTACAGAAGACACTATAAGAGAAACTATAGCAGCTGGTGCCAATGCTATAACATACACTCCACCTGCAGCTGGTGACATACTAAATGAAATCATGCTTAGCTATAGAGCGAATTATAAAAACGATTATGAAGATGAACAAAATTAA
- the nrdG gene encoding anaerobic ribonucleoside-triphosphate reductase activating protein — MNTEDRNIRLSGIIFESLANGPGIRRVFFSQGCTHNCEGCFNKHTHSFHGGEIFSIKNLIDDLKDNPIINGVTFSGGDPLEQAESFYYLAQEVKNLGLNIWCYTGYTFEYILKHLDEKAFWKELLDSIDVIVDGRFMESQKNHSLKYRGSRNQRIIDVKKSLELGKIIQLNY; from the coding sequence GTGAATACAGAAGATAGGAATATAAGACTTTCAGGGATAATTTTTGAGAGTTTAGCTAACGGGCCAGGTATAAGGAGAGTATTTTTTTCCCAAGGATGTACACATAATTGTGAAGGCTGTTTTAATAAACACACACACAGTTTTCATGGGGGAGAAATTTTTAGTATTAAAAATTTAATAGATGATTTAAAGGATAACCCTATAATAAATGGAGTTACTTTTAGTGGAGGAGATCCTTTAGAACAAGCAGAAAGTTTTTATTACTTAGCACAAGAAGTTAAAAATTTAGGTTTAAATATTTGGTGTTATACGGGTTATACTTTCGAATATATTCTAAAGCATTTAGATGAAAAGGCATTTTGGAAGGAGCTCTTAGATAGTATTGATGTAATTGTAGATGGGAGATTTATGGAATCACAGAAGAATCATAGTTTAAAGTATAGAGGATCTAGGAATCAGAGAATCATAGATGTGAAAAAGAGCTTAGAGTTAGGTAAAATAATTCAATTAAATTATTAA
- a CDS encoding ArsR/SmtB family transcription factor, whose protein sequence is MLKNKDSKQPIEVCKCNVIHEDIVDKVKKEMLDEDTLQDISDLFKVFSDSTRIKIIFILFKSEMCVCDIATLLQMNQSAISHQLRVLKQARLVKYRKEGKSVYYSLDDNHIEDIFHMALDHINED, encoded by the coding sequence ATGCTTAAAAATAAAGATTCCAAGCAACCTATTGAAGTATGCAAGTGTAATGTAATACACGAAGATATAGTTGATAAAGTAAAAAAAGAAATGCTAGATGAAGATACATTGCAAGATATTTCAGATCTCTTTAAAGTTTTTTCAGATTCTACAAGAATAAAAATAATTTTTATTTTATTTAAATCTGAAATGTGTGTATGTGATATAGCAACATTGCTCCAAATGAATCAATCAGCTATATCCCATCAACTTAGAGTTCTAAAACAAGCTAGACTTGTAAAATACAGAAAAGAAGGCAAATCAGTATACTATTCTCTTGACGATAACCATATTGAAGATATCTTCCATATGGCCCTAGATCATATAAATGAAGACTAA